From one bacterium Scap17 genomic stretch:
- a CDS encoding LysE family translocator, giving the protein MPLNLWLSLVALCAMGAMSPGPSLAMVLRHTLGGGRSAGVAAGISHALGVGLYAALTAWGLGALIVHYPGVFQTVMLLGAAYLAWLGVKALRAGRGGALEAQAVTTSRSMAIRDGFMVALANPKLILFFVALLSQLITPEMSEMGKWLVVVTAMGIDGLWYVLVALVLSHSRVLPWLQARAMWINRLTGVVLLGLALRVVWGL; this is encoded by the coding sequence ATGCCGCTGAATCTGTGGTTGTCACTGGTTGCGCTATGCGCGATGGGGGCGATGTCGCCCGGGCCGAGTCTGGCGATGGTGCTGCGCCATACCCTGGGCGGCGGGAGGAGTGCGGGGGTCGCCGCCGGTATCAGTCATGCGCTGGGAGTCGGGTTGTACGCCGCGCTGACTGCCTGGGGGCTCGGCGCCTTGATCGTTCATTATCCGGGCGTCTTCCAGACGGTCATGCTGCTGGGTGCAGCCTACCTGGCCTGGTTGGGGGTCAAGGCGCTGCGGGCGGGCCGCGGTGGAGCGCTGGAGGCGCAGGCCGTCACGACGTCCCGCTCCATGGCGATTCGCGATGGTTTCATGGTGGCGCTGGCCAACCCCAAGTTGATCCTGTTCTTCGTGGCGCTACTCAGTCAGTTGATCACGCCGGAGATGAGCGAGATGGGCAAGTGGCTGGTCGTCGTGACGGCCATGGGTATCGACGGGCTCTGGTATGTGCTGGTGGCACTGGTGCTGTCGCATTCGCGGGTGCTGCCCTGGTTGCAGGCGCGCGCGATGTGGATCAATCGTCTGACGGGCGTGGTGTTGCTGGGGCTGGCGTTGCGGGTGGTCTGGGGGCTTTGA